In Ralstonia pseudosolanacearum, the DNA window GATCTGCACGGTCGGCAGGTTGCTGGCCGCGATGCGCAGCACGGCCACGTCGGATTGCTTGTCCACCCCCAGCACCTTGGCCTTGAACTCGCGGCGGTCGGTCAGCTTGACGCTGACTTCCTGCGCGCCGTCGACCACGTGGGCGTTGGTCAGGATCAGCCCGTCGGGCGACACGATGAAGCCGGAGCCCAGCCCCTTGACGACCTGGTCGCCCTGCTGCTGCGGAGCCTGGGGCATGAAGCGCCGGAAGAACTCGGCGAACGGATCGTCCGGGCTCACGCCGGGCGGCAAACCCTGGATGGAGGTGCGCTGAGCGTGCGCGGTGGTGCTGATGTTGACCACCGCCGGGCCGTAGCGCTCGACGATGGCGGAGAAGTCCATCGGCACGGCCACCGCCATCGGGGCGGCCGAAGCCTGGGCGGTCGCGGAGGCCGCCAGCGGCGCGGCCACCGCGCGCGTCATCACGTCCTTCTGCAGATAGGCATAGCCGCCCGCAACGGCCAACACTGCAGCCAGCCCGACCGCGCTGCGTGCCATGGTTTGACGCGTCATGTCTGTGTCCTCTCTTGCTCGATGTGCCTTGGGGGCGAGGGCCACGGTCGGCAGGGTCGCCTGCCGTGCCCATCGGTTGCAGACCATCGTAGGCGGGCAGACTTAAACGGGACTTAAGGGAACTTCAGCGACTGGGCGTCACATGCAACAAAGTGTTTCGGCTCAGGCCGCCGCGCGGAACGGAAACCGCAGCACCACCCGCAGGCCGCCGCCCTCGCGCGCCTCCAGCGACAGCGTGGCGTCGTGAGCCTGCGCGATCTCGCGCACGATGGCCAGGCCCAGCCCGCTGCCGCCGGTGGGCGCCTGGGCGGGCCGGTAGAAGCGATCGAGCACGCGTTCGCGCTCCGCGGCGGGGATGCCGGGGCCGTTGTCTTCCACGATCAGCTGCGCGCCGCCATCCTGCGCATGCCCGGTCGACACATCGACGCGGGCGCCCTCGGGGCAGTAGCAGAGGGCGTTGTCGATCAGGTTGACCAGCAGCACGCGCAGCGCATCGGCATTGCCGCCGACCGATGCCGGCTGCGACTCCATGGCGATGCCCAGATCGATCCGCTTCTGCAGCGCGGCCGGCGACAGCTCGGCGACCACCTCGGCGGCGATGGCGTCGAGCGCGACCGGGCTGCGCTGCGTGTCGGCGGCGCCGGGCTCCTGCCGGGCCAGCGTCAGCAGCTGGCCGACGAGGCGGATCATCCGCTCCACGCCGCGATGCAGATCGGCATGCGCGGCGCGGCGCTCGTCCTCGCTCTGCGCGCGGTCGGCCACCTGCAGCTGCAGCTTGAGCGCGGCCAGCGGCGTGCGCAGCGCGTGGGCGGCGTCGGCGACGAACGCGCGCTGGTGCGCCAGCGCACCGCCCAGGCGGGCGAGCAGATCATTGAGCGCGGCGGTCAGCGGACGGATCTCGGCCGGCAGCCCGTGCGTGGGCAGCGGCGACAGCGCGGCCGCATCGCGTGCCTGCACCTGGCGGGCCACCGTGCCCAGGGGCGACAGGCCGCGCCCCACCGCCAGCCACACCAGCCAGGCCAGCAGCGGCAGCAGGATCAGCAGCGGCGCGACGGTGCGCAGCGCCATGCGGGCCGCCACCTCATGCCGCGCGCTGTAGGGCTGGGCGATCTGCACCACCGCCGGCCCGAAGGCAACGCTGTAGACGCGCCACGTCCCCTCCGGCGTGACGACGTCGGAGAAGCCCAGCTCGGCCTGCGTGGGCAGGTCGGGCCGCGCGTGCGACAGGTAGAGGCTGCGGCCGGTGTCGTCCCAGATGCGGATCACCACATCGTCGTCGTGGGCGATGCCGGCCAGCGCGGGCGGCGGCGGGTCGATCCACTGACTGGGCAGCGCGGCGGCCACCTGCTGCATCTGGTAGTCGAACAGCGCGTTGGCCTCCTGGCGGGCCTGTACGTAGATGAGAAGCGTGGCGGCAACGATGCCCGCGAGCAGTCCGCCCGAGAGCCACCACAACAGCGTCTTGCGAATGGATTGCATGGTGCGTTATGGAGCCGCCGACCGGCCGGCAGGTTCCGCGGGCGGCGTCGGCGCCTCTCGCGGGATCACGTAGCCCACGCCGCGGATGTTCTGGATGAAGTGGCTGCCCAGCTTCTTGCGCAGCGCATGGATATAGACCTCGACCGTGTTGCTGCCGACCTCTTCGTCCCAGCCGTAGAGGTTGTCCTGCAGCTGCGCGATCGACCAGACCTTGCCCGGGCGCGACAGCAGCGCATGCAGCACCGCGAACTCGCGCCCCGACAGCTTGATGGGCATGCCCGCGCGCAGCACCTCGCGCGTCACGGGGTTGAGCAGCACCTCGCCGTGGCGCATCAGCGGATCGGCGCGGCCGCCCTGGCGGCGCAGCAGCGCATGCATGCGCGCGGCCAGCTCCTGCAGGTCGAACGGCTTGACGAGATAGTCGTCCGCGCCGGCGTTGAGGCCGGCCACGCGGTCGGCCACCGCGTCGCGCGCGGTCAGGATCAGAATGGGCAGCGTGATGCCGCGCCGGCGCACCTCGTGCACCACGTCCAGGCCGTCGCGCTTGGGCAGGCCGAGATCGAGCAGCATCAGGTCGAACATCGAGCCGCCGGCTTCGGATGCGGCGCCGGGCGCGCCGATGGCCTGCACGGCGGCCTCGCCGTCGCGCACCCAGTCGATGGCAAAGCCGTCCTGGCGCAAGCCCTTGCGCACGGCCTCGCCGATCATGTCGTCATCTTCGACCAGTAGTACGCGCATCGCGTGCAAAAAAAATGAGCCGGGAATGGCTCATTGTAAAACCGCGATGCGGACAGCGCCCGCTTGCGCGACGCGCCGCCCGCCAGCCACGCCAGGAGCGCGGGAGCCCCGTGGCGCGCAAAGCCGCCGCAACCCGCCTCAGGCGGCCGGCGCCGCCACCATCGGATAGCCCGGCTGATACGGGGTGATACCGGGGATATTCAAACGGGGCGTCAGGCTCTGCACCGGGTTCTCCAGGAAGTCCTTCGTCTTGTCGGACACCCAGTTGGCACCGGTGTTGAGCGTGTTGGCCGCGGTGTTATGCAGACGGCCCTTCAGGTCCTGCAGATAACCGTCCACGAACTTCTTCGCCTCGTCGAACGCCAGATCGATGCCGGTGTTGGCCACCTTCTCCACGAGCATCTTGGTCAAGCCGCTCTTGAGCGCCACCCGCGCTTCCGGCCCGGCGACGGCCCCCAGCGCGGCCGATGCCAGGTTGATGCCCGCCTCGGCCAGTGCCTTCTTGAGGCTACCGCCGTTCAACAGGGTCGACAGCACCTTGGCGGCCGAAGCCCCGGCGGCCATCCCCATCGACAGCGCGTCCGCGATTTCACCCAGCCCCGGAATGATGCCCAGCGCACCGACCACCTGCGACGCGATGTCCATCACCTTCGAGTAGATGGTCAGGATCTTGTCCATGACCTTCTTCAGGGCGCCGCCGCTCTTCTTGACCGCCTTGATGTCGGGCTGGTCTTCCATGCCCATGCCCATGTCGGCAACGGCGCTCTGGCTGGCCTCCGAGTTGGCCGGATGCGTCTTGCGCGCCTGGACCGTCTTGTTGGCGTCCGTCATGCTCGACATGAACTTCTCGAAGTCCTTCTTGCCGATCACGCCGGAGTCCACCGTCGGGCCGCCGAAGCTGAAGAAGCCGTTCTTCGTCTTGTAGCCCGAGTTGGCGTTGTTGATCAGCCCGTACAGCAGCGGATCCTGCAGCAGCTGCTTGGCCGCGTTGCGCACGGCCGGAGACAGGCTCTCGTCCTGCGACATCGCCGCCAGCCGGTCGCGGGTGATCTTCTGGCCGTCCTTGAAGAACACGTCGAGATTGCTGTTGATGGTCGACACAGTCTGCAGGTCTTCCTTGCTCAGGTGCACGGCCGACGCGGCGCGCTGCAGGAAGTCCGACTTGCCCACCCGCTTGTCGGGGTCGTCCATCTTGTTCAGGCTCGCCCACTCGTTGCGGTTCTGCAGGAAATACTCGGCCGCGGCGATGACCTGCGGCGGGGCCTTCTTCACATCCGAGTCACCGTCGACGATGCGCTGGAAGGCTTCCATGTCCAGCTTCTTCGGCAGGTAATCGGAGTAGCGGTACAGCTCGCGCAGCGCATCGTTCTGCGTCATGGCGGAAGGCTTGTCGCCCGGCTTCGCGTCGGACGGGATGTAGTTCTTCACATAGCCTTCGGCCTTCTTGCGGTTGTACTCCTCCACCTGCGGGTGGTTGTCCGCGAACTTGCTCACGTCGCCGGCCTTGATCTTGCCCTTGCAGTTGCCGTCGCCCTGCGAACCGATGGCGAAGAACAGCGCCGGATCGTTGGCCAGCGCCTGCAGCGCGGCCTTCAGGTCGGACGGCGTGTTGGAATCGTTGATCTTGTCCTGGATCGAGCTCCAGTCGACCGGCATCTTGTCCTTGTGGCGGGCCAGGATGGACATGATCTCCAGCTGGCTGTCGTTGAGCGTGCCGCTGTTCCACGTCAGGACCTGCGAATGGCTCTTGGCGAATTCGGCCAGATCCTTGCCCTTGATCTTGCCGCCGAAACGGCCGTCGCCCTGCGAGCCGATCGCCTGGAACAGGTTGAAATCCTGCGACAGCGCCTGCAGTGCCCACTTCAGGTCGGGCGGCGTGTTGGGGTCGTTGATCTTGTCCTGCAGCTTGTCCCAGCTGATATCGCCATTGTCCTTGTGCAGGTTCAGGATGCCGATGATCTGCAGCTGGGTGTCGTTGAGCGTGCCGCCGTTCCAGGTCACGTCGCTGCCGGCGGGCGGGGTGGCGGGCTGGCTCGGCGCGGGCGTGTTGCCGGCCGGCGCCGGCTGGCAGCATTGGCCGCCCGAGCCGGTCGGAGTCGGGTTCGTGGCCGGGTCGGTGGCCGGATTCTGCTCCGGCGATTGGTTCGACGCGTTCTGCACCGCACGCGAGACGGAATCGCCGAAGCTGAAGAACAGATCGGCCGGCAGGTCCGGAAGGCTCGGACCGGTGGGGTGGTCGAACTGGAAGAACAGCGAACCCGGCATATCGGATTTGCCCTCGGCTGGCCCGTTGACGCCCGGCCCGGCTAATGGCAAGGTCGGGCTCGCTGCGCTAGAGATGTTGGTACTCATGCTGACCTCTTGGCTGAAGTGGGATGGGATATGCCTGCCCGCCTTTGGGCAGACATACCCTGAGGCTAAGTTCTGGGGCATGCGCGTCAGGCATGGTTGCCCGAAGCGGAGACCGCGTCAGCGAAATGGGCTGCCCCTGCCGCGAGGGGTGGTCGGCAGGCCCCGCATAGGCCGCGCAGGCGCCGCCGACCCGGCCCACCGCCGCAGCAAGGCGCGGCAGGCCCGCGCCGCCGGTTGCGCGGTCCCGCGCTTGCCTTTATCGTGATGCGATCGACATCCGATCCCGCGCGCAACTGCGCGCCCCGCAAGCCACCTTGCCTGCCTCGCCCACCCCGCCTGCCTCCCCCGAGGCGCCCGCCACCGACCTGCGCGAACACATCCGCGCCGCCCGTCCAACGCTGTCGCCGGCCGAACGGCAGGTCGCAGACTGGGTGCTGCAGCAGCCCGGCACGGTGCTGAGCCTGCCGGTGGCGGCCATCGCCCGCGAGGCCGGCGTCAGCCAGCCGACCGTGATCCGCTTCTGCCGCTCGATGGGCTGCCATGGCCTGTCCGATTTCAAGCTGCGGCTGGCGCAGGGCAATGGTCCGCGCGATGCGGCCCCGGCCCGGGCGACGCATCCGGCGGGACACCGCATCCTGCAGGACACCATCGACGCCCTCGCCTTGCTGCGCGACCAGCTGGACGCGCGCGCGCTGGACGCCGCCGTGGCGCTGCTGGAGGCGGCCCGGCGCATCGACCTGTATGGCTTCGGCAGTTCCGGCGTGGTGGCGCGCGACGCGCAGACCAAGTTCTTCCGCTACGGCATCGCCGCCGATGCGTACAGCGATCCGTACCTGATGTCGATGTCGCTGAACGTGCTGCAGGCGGGGGATGTGGTGATCGCCATTTCCAAGTCCGGCGATCTGCCCGAGCTGCAGACGGCGGTGGAACGGGTGCGCGAACTCGGCGTGCGCGTGGTGGCGATCACGGCGCCGGGCAGCCGCCTGGCCGCGCTGGCCGACGTGACGCTGCCCGCCGGCGTGGAGGCCGACGTGGCGGACCGCTCCATGGTGGCACGCCTGCTGCACCTCACCCTGCTGGATGCGCTGGTGCTGGAAACGGCGCTGCGCAAGGGCAGCGCGGTCGGCCGGACGGATGCGCCGGAGTAGGCCGGCGCAGCGGGTTTCAGTGGCCGCTGGCCACGGCGTGATCCATCGCCGCGCACAGGCCGATCAGCCCGGGGTACGGCGCATGAATCACATACACCGGCATCGGCGCGACATAGCCGGTGAAGCGGCCCTTATCTTCGAACCGCCGCCGGAACGGTGAATTGGCGAAGGCCGCGCCCAGCCGCGGCACGATGCCGCCGCCGATATAGACCCCACCCCGCGCGCCCAGCGTGACCGCCAGATTGGCCGCCACGGTGCCGAGCATGGCGCAGAACGTATCGACGGCATAGCGGCAGCGGGCGTGGTCGCCGGCGGTGTCTTCCATTTCGCCCAGGGCGATGGCGGTGATGTCGGCGGCGCGGCGCACGGCGGGGCCCTGCTGCCACAGGTCGAAGCACGCGCCGAGCGCCTCGTAGATCAGCTCCAGCCCCATGCCCGAGATCAACCGCTCGGCCGAGACATGGCCGAAGCGCTCACGCGCAAAACGCCAGATGACGACTTCCTCGTCGTTCATCGGCGCAAACGCAACGTGGCCCCCCTCGCCCGCGACGGCGATGAAGCGCCCTGCCGGCGTCGGCAGCAGCGAAGCCACGCCCAGGCCCGTGCCCGGCCCCAGCAGCGCGCGCGGCGCGTCGGCCACGCAGGTGCTGCCGCCCACCTGTTCCAGTTCGTCGGCGCCCAGATAGGGCAGCGCGTGCGCCAGTGCGGCGAAATCGTTGAGCACGACGAAGGTATCGAAGCCCAGCGACTGGCGCATCGCCTCGGTGGAAAACGCCCAGTCGCGGTTGGTCATGCGGATCTGGTCGCCCAGCACCGGATTGGCGATGCCGATGGCCGCATGCCGCACGCCCGCCGTGGCGATCTCCGGCGGCAGCGCGGCAAGATAGGCGCGCATGGCCGCTTCCAGCGATGGGTAGTCGTCGCCGGCCAACACGCCGATATGGGCCAGCCGCATCGGCGCCATCTCCAGCGCGAAGCGCGCGTTGGTCCCGCCGACATCCCCGACCAGGCGCGGGTAGGCCGTCACATCGTCCATGCTGCCCACGCCGACTTCATGCA includes these proteins:
- a CDS encoding ATP-binding protein — encoded protein: MQSIRKTLLWWLSGGLLAGIVAATLLIYVQARQEANALFDYQMQQVAAALPSQWIDPPPPALAGIAHDDDVVIRIWDDTGRSLYLSHARPDLPTQAELGFSDVVTPEGTWRVYSVAFGPAVVQIAQPYSARHEVAARMALRTVAPLLILLPLLAWLVWLAVGRGLSPLGTVARQVQARDAAALSPLPTHGLPAEIRPLTAALNDLLARLGGALAHQRAFVADAAHALRTPLAALKLQLQVADRAQSEDERRAAHADLHRGVERMIRLVGQLLTLARQEPGAADTQRSPVALDAIAAEVVAELSPAALQKRIDLGIAMESQPASVGGNADALRVLLVNLIDNALCYCPEGARVDVSTGHAQDGGAQLIVEDNGPGIPAAERERVLDRFYRPAQAPTGGSGLGLAIVREIAQAHDATLSLEAREGGGLRVVLRFPFRAAA
- a CDS encoding response regulator produces the protein MRVLLVEDDDMIGEAVRKGLRQDGFAIDWVRDGEAAVQAIGAPGAASEAGGSMFDLMLLDLGLPKRDGLDVVHEVRRRGITLPILILTARDAVADRVAGLNAGADDYLVKPFDLQELAARMHALLRRQGGRADPLMRHGEVLLNPVTREVLRAGMPIKLSGREFAVLHALLSRPGKVWSIAQLQDNLYGWDEEVGSNTVEVYIHALRKKLGSHFIQNIRGVGYVIPREAPTPPAEPAGRSAAP
- a CDS encoding HrpF/NolX family T3SS translocon protein codes for the protein MSTNISSAASPTLPLAGPGVNGPAEGKSDMPGSLFFQFDHPTGPSLPDLPADLFFSFGDSVSRAVQNASNQSPEQNPATDPATNPTPTGSGGQCCQPAPAGNTPAPSQPATPPAGSDVTWNGGTLNDTQLQIIGILNLHKDNGDISWDKLQDKINDPNTPPDLKWALQALSQDFNLFQAIGSQGDGRFGGKIKGKDLAEFAKSHSQVLTWNSGTLNDSQLEIMSILARHKDKMPVDWSSIQDKINDSNTPSDLKAALQALANDPALFFAIGSQGDGNCKGKIKAGDVSKFADNHPQVEEYNRKKAEGYVKNYIPSDAKPGDKPSAMTQNDALRELYRYSDYLPKKLDMEAFQRIVDGDSDVKKAPPQVIAAAEYFLQNRNEWASLNKMDDPDKRVGKSDFLQRAASAVHLSKEDLQTVSTINSNLDVFFKDGQKITRDRLAAMSQDESLSPAVRNAAKQLLQDPLLYGLINNANSGYKTKNGFFSFGGPTVDSGVIGKKDFEKFMSSMTDANKTVQARKTHPANSEASQSAVADMGMGMEDQPDIKAVKKSGGALKKVMDKILTIYSKVMDIASQVVGALGIIPGLGEIADALSMGMAAGASAAKVLSTLLNGGSLKKALAEAGINLASAALGAVAGPEARVALKSGLTKMLVEKVANTGIDLAFDEAKKFVDGYLQDLKGRLHNTAANTLNTGANWVSDKTKDFLENPVQSLTPRLNIPGITPYQPGYPMVAAPAA
- a CDS encoding MurR/RpiR family transcriptional regulator, with protein sequence MPASPTPPASPEAPATDLREHIRAARPTLSPAERQVADWVLQQPGTVLSLPVAAIAREAGVSQPTVIRFCRSMGCHGLSDFKLRLAQGNGPRDAAPARATHPAGHRILQDTIDALALLRDQLDARALDAAVALLEAARRIDLYGFGSSGVVARDAQTKFFRYGIAADAYSDPYLMSMSLNVLQAGDVVIAISKSGDLPELQTAVERVRELGVRVVAITAPGSRLAALADVTLPAGVEADVADRSMVARLLHLTLLDALVLETALRKGSAVGRTDAPE
- a CDS encoding glucokinase — protein: MSIGLHEVGVGSMDDVTAYPRLVGDVGGTNARFALEMAPMRLAHIGVLAGDDYPSLEAAMRAYLAALPPEIATAGVRHAAIGIANPVLGDQIRMTNRDWAFSTEAMRQSLGFDTFVVLNDFAALAHALPYLGADELEQVGGSTCVADAPRALLGPGTGLGVASLLPTPAGRFIAVAGEGGHVAFAPMNDEEVVIWRFARERFGHVSAERLISGMGLELIYEALGACFDLWQQGPAVRRAADITAIALGEMEDTAGDHARCRYAVDTFCAMLGTVAANLAVTLGARGGVYIGGGIVPRLGAAFANSPFRRRFEDKGRFTGYVAPMPVYVIHAPYPGLIGLCAAMDHAVASGH